The genomic DNA gggggtacaaaccctcgcattctcttcactttcaggtatCAGCCGAAGCCACCTTCAAGGCAACCGAAGCCTGTTCAAGCTCCCGAAGGAATCTGGGCGTAACATTTTTAATTATCAAATTGTTCACTAGTTGCTCACTAATCTAAAAACTAGTTCCAAGACCATAATATCGGTAACAAACCAAGTCGAGTCGAGTCAAGTTTTTACTGAGTCGATTGGATTGAGTTATGTTCGGTTCGTTTACAGCTCTACTAataatcattttattttcatttttatctGGTATAACAAAATGTTTGATTCTTTGTAACGTTAGATCTTTCCGTTTTTTAATAAGGACTGTGTTTTAgtgaagaaaaggaaaatattaTGTACACGGGATGTAATATACGTGAATTTAAGAAGAATGAGGAGaagaaggaggaggaggaggaggaggaggaggaggagaagaagaagaagaagaagaagaagaagaaggaggaggaggaggaggaggagaagaagaagaaaaagaaggaggaggaggagaagaaggagaagaagaagaaggagaaggagaagaaggagaagaaggagaagaaggagTAGGAGAAGAAGGAGGGGAAGGAGCAGGAGAGGAAGGAGCAGGAGAAGAAGGAGCAGGAGGAGGAGAAGGaggagaaggagaaggagaagaaggagaaggagaaggagaaggagaaagagaagaaggagaaggagaaggagaaggagaagaagaagaaggagaaggagaaggagaaggagaagaaggagaagaagaagaagaagaagaaggaggaggaggagaagaagaaggaaaagaaggaggaggagaagaagaagaagaagaagaaggagaagaagaagaagaagaagaagaaggagaagaagaaggagaaggagaagaaggagaagaagaagaagaagaagaagaagaaggagaaggagaaggagaagaagcagaaggagaagaagaagacgaaggagaagaagaaggaggagaaggagaagaaggagaagaagaagaaggagaaggagaagaaggagaagaagaagaatgagaagaagaaggagaagaagaaggagaagaaggagaagaatgagaagaagaaggagaagaaggaggagaagaaggagaagaaggaggagaagaagaagaagaagatgaagaagaaggaggaggaggaggaggaggaggaggaggagaaGGAGGACAAGGAGGAGAAGGAGGACAATGAGGAGAAGGGGGAGAAGGAggagaagaaggagaagaaggagaagaagaagaagaagaagaagaagaaaaagaagaagaaggagaagaagtagacgaagaagaaggagaagaagtAGACGAAAGAGAAGAAgacgaaggagaagaagaagaagcagaagaaggataagaagaagaagcagaagaagaaaaagaagaagaagaagaagcagaagaaggaggaggaggaggaggaggaggaggaggaggagggggaggatgaggaggaggaggaggaggaggagaagaagaagaagataaagaagaagaagaagaagaagaagaagaaggaggatgaggaggaggaggaggaggaggaggagaaGGAGGAGCAGGAGGAGAAGGAGGAGAAGGAGGAGTAGGAGGAGAAGGAGGAGAAGGAGGAGCAAAAGGAGAAGGAggagaagaaggagaagaaggagaagaaggaggagaagaagaagaagaagaagaagaagaagaagaagaagaagaaggagaagaagtagacgaaggagaagaagacgaaggagaagaagaagcggaagaagaagaagaaggaggaggaggaggaggaggaggaggagaagaataagaagaagaagaagacgaaGGAGAAGGAGAAGGGAAGGAGGAGAAGGAGTAGGAGAAGAAGGACGAGAAGGAGCAGGAGAAGGAGAGGAGAAGGAGCAGGAGAAGCAGGAGGAGAAGGAGCAGGAGAAGGAGcaggagaaagagaaggagaagaagcaggagaagaagaagaagattaaaattagaataagtgattttaatatttactaattagaaaagaaaaagaaCTTGTTTAGTTGTTTATTAAAATTCTAATTATATAAGGCATATGATATTTAGTACACTATATATTAATCCATTCCCTTATAGTTTATAGTTTGAGTATCTGAGACTAATAACAAAACCCTAAAGCAGCCGCGTGGGGAGAGAGAACGTTGGGTGAAGAAAAACAGAGGAACATAGTTGTTAATTTAAGTCATCTAGTACGTTGCATACTATTTAAAAATCATTATCATATGACTGtgatttaaatattattttgtttgtGACACATGTATGCTTACTTGGTACtctataatattttatattcatattttATGTTCTTATGGTGTAGCAAGTGCACGTTATTAGTCGGTGCTATATATAGGTTTTAACTCCGTTAATTAAAAATTAGAAAGGACCTAGTAAACTATCTATACCAATATTTTAGTAGTTTAAGTGGTTGAATGTCATGTGCATTTTCTTTCTTTTACAGAAGATACATCCCTGATTTTGTATATCAAGGTCAAACCCATTTTAAGTTTTAATGtcattatataaaatattatttaattagatGCCTTACTTAATGATAAATATGAATAAACTCTTATGTTATTAGTTAATACTGGTGGTAGCATGTAGTACAGAGAACAAGCCAGCACATTCATTTGTGTCGAATGCTAATAATATTGTTACTTGTTAGAATCTATATATCTTAATGACTACTCCTTAATTTACCCATGGGTAaataaatttacccatgacccaaATCCTATATTATTTCCCATATCCATGGACTATCCAATTAGCTTTAATTGACCCTTCTTAATTACTAATTACCtatttttaaatttcaaaatcaaTCTATCTAtggaaaataatttcaaaaaaatcaaaTCATGCATGATTTGCTCCATTCTGTTACATCACTCTTTCAGACTTCTCTctaaactctctctctctctctctctctctctctctctctctctctctctctctctctctctctctctctctctctctctctctctctctctctctctctctctctctctctctctctctctctctctctctctctcgcgcGCGCGCGCGCGCGCGCGCGTGCGCGCGCGAATTGGAGGCTACAATGGATGACCATTGCATCTGAAATTCAAATCTTGGCACAGAAACGATAACAGAATCATGGAATCTCAAGGTATTGCTTCTAACTAATGTTGACTCATAATCAGTTTGCTTATTATCTATGACTTTTTCATGCGATTAACCGGAAATTACATTCTGTACAATTATCTTGTTGGTAGGATCCAAACGTGTTCATGGTCGTAATACTGAAAATATTTTGAATACATCGCATATCTCAGGTAATCAAGGTATGAAATCTGATGACCATTTCGCATTGTTACACTTTTTGTTTTATATTTGTTACTGATTTTTTGGTTTTGTCCAATCAGAAAAAAAATGTCGCGTCCGTGGTAGGAATGTGGATTCCATTCTTACAGACATGACTAATTCCCAGAGTGCAGATAATTACCAGATAAAATCTTCCTACAATGATTCATGTAATGTTTGTCCTTTGACTGATGTAGTTTGAATCTAAAAGTTATGCTGTAGACGTTAAtaagtttctctttattctttgcTTTAGTTAAACCCGGATCTGATCCAATAAATATGCGTGGAAATGCATTGTCAGATAGTAGCAAGGAGAATCAGAATCCACTAATTCTATCAACTAAATCATCTCTCAGCCGATCAAGTTTTAAACATAGCCAAAGTCTGTCGTCTACTGCGGTTCAGATAAAACTCTGCTTCCAAACATTCTAACAATTTGAGTATAGTTAATGTCATTTATTTATGATTGTTACAGGTACCAAACCTTCACCGTTGAAGTAGTCTTTGAGGATGAATAATACAGAATATCTTAGCCGTAATCCTCTAAAAACAATTAACGGTAACTTGAATTACAGAACAATCATGTATGTTATTAGGCCTGATAttttaagtttactttgtattcCCCTTTAATGGATGCATGTAATTCTTTTAGCCAGTCTCCTCTGGCACCCCTATCAACAAATCTCGAATGTAGTAAAAAATTACAGTCTCCAGGTTAGTCCACTTTGACATGTTTTTGTTTGCTTCCTAATGTAATACTAATGTTGTATTTATTCAATACCATGTTCAGCATTCAGTGGAATTAAAAATAGGTATTTAAAAAATACAAAACTACAAGATATTAACGTTCAAATATGTAATCAACAAATCTCTGGAGATTTGTCATTGTATTTGGAAGATTTAGGCAAACAGTCTCGGCGCAATCTTGACACGACAAAGGCTGGTAAATTCCCAACTTTTAGTTTATAGCTTTagaatacttaatcttaacaatgCATGTTGATTATGCAGTTCCAATTATCAGTAATTACCAATCCAGTGATAAGGAGAGATTAGCCACCAGACAGATGTTAATATCAAGTTTTCATGAAGTTCAGGTCGACACTAATTTCCACCCAAGTTTTAAAAAACTGGCTAACGATGGATGTTACCTCAATACTGAACCAAATACAATACCAAACCTTAAACAACCTGGTAAACAATAATTACTCTGGtcagttatttatttttatgctAAAGAATACTGTTTGCTAATATAAATGTCTTTACTCGAAATTACAGAAAAAACCCAGATGAGGGTGCGTCGAAAGAACTGCAGTTATAAGGAACACAAATTATTCCTGAGTACACTAACGGCTGATCCAACTTTTAGCGAAAGCAACAAGCCTATAGGAAACGCGTCGCCTTGAGATGATTCTCAAACATCAGGCACAACTTACTGAACTAATTGttgaaaaaaatttatttttttaaattaaatgaTATTGgataaaagttttatgtttttttccaGGTAAAAGAAAAAATAGGCTGTGCGGAAAGACTCAGCGTGCCATAGAATTCGTCGATAATTTACCGTACACGCATGCTGGAAACACTTCACGTTAAGACTGTTCTCAAACATCAGGTCAATATATGCAAATTATTATATTTGTACACGATCTGTCCAGGGTGATCTTATTGCTATATTGCCAAAACCAAAAAGAAACTAAGTTAAATACATCACATAATTTGATAAATTTTCGGTCAATTATGTAGGTGTCCATATATATGGAGAAACATGCGCAACTCC from Apium graveolens cultivar Ventura chromosome 5, ASM990537v1, whole genome shotgun sequence includes the following:
- the LOC141660506 gene encoding uncharacterized protein LOC141660506 translates to SASSSSPSSSSLSSTSSPSSSSTSSPSSSFSSSSSSSSSPSSPSSPPSPPSPHPSSSPSSSHSSSSPSSPSPSSSSPSSPSPPSSSPSFLRELEQASVALKVASADT